One Streptomyces sp. ML-6 genomic region harbors:
- a CDS encoding helix-turn-helix domain-containing protein, with the protein MDWQNVNDVVAHHQLPIEPTLEIPAARATSPGNAREPSLLWMHTGAARVQTATEQHRLTAGQGIWMPAGVPYEVDVEAGSLAVPIFPAAGSRSTVIDRPLRVDFPGSWSDWLIHQFARSLGYLRGAADDSGLLDLVANAHPADPAHDDRGPLPAPPLPTSPEALTIARTLLQDPSHGAGIGELAQSAGISVRTLQQQFRNETGLPFARWRTAARVAAAASYLNLGHDIGWAGRQVGFSTPAGFTKAFHAHAGVTPSEYKGQHRDEPTGARPSPSPLEAQIDAHMHRAAGGEAIAKPPSIPASRTWNRINDFHVLVWACRGTAQLVIGGRKHRLRRGDAAWLPAGVPNSITLPRGALLLPLGSRPGSSAALPADVLIQSLPPQAEARLLHTVVANYSFIRPEGHDPNDVTRRFLELFSAPRLLTAAGGSGVSAVSRIVEEIRREPASRRTLVQWGAELCVDARTLGHDFIDATGQTYVQWRAQLRMTLARQYLEERMTVSQAARKLGYTDASALTRVFTRAHGMSPREYQRNGWQHTDEELILR; encoded by the coding sequence ATGGACTGGCAGAACGTGAATGACGTGGTCGCGCACCATCAGCTCCCGATCGAGCCGACCTTGGAGATCCCGGCTGCACGGGCGACCTCACCCGGAAACGCGCGCGAGCCGTCCCTGCTCTGGATGCACACGGGCGCCGCCCGCGTACAGACGGCAACGGAACAGCACCGCCTCACGGCCGGCCAGGGCATCTGGATGCCCGCCGGCGTCCCCTACGAGGTCGACGTCGAGGCCGGTTCCCTCGCCGTTCCGATCTTCCCGGCCGCGGGTTCCCGGTCGACCGTGATCGACCGCCCTCTCCGCGTCGACTTCCCGGGCAGCTGGTCGGACTGGCTCATCCATCAGTTCGCCCGAAGCCTCGGCTACCTGCGCGGTGCCGCGGACGACAGCGGCCTGCTCGACCTCGTTGCCAACGCACACCCCGCAGACCCGGCGCACGACGACCGCGGTCCGCTGCCTGCCCCACCGCTGCCCACATCGCCCGAGGCCCTCACCATCGCGCGGACGCTGCTCCAGGATCCGAGCCATGGCGCGGGAATCGGTGAACTGGCGCAGTCGGCCGGCATCAGCGTCCGCACGCTGCAGCAGCAGTTCCGGAACGAGACGGGGCTGCCCTTCGCCCGGTGGCGCACCGCCGCGCGGGTCGCCGCAGCGGCGAGCTACCTCAACCTCGGCCACGACATCGGCTGGGCCGGGAGACAGGTCGGGTTCTCGACCCCTGCGGGATTCACGAAGGCATTCCACGCGCACGCCGGAGTCACACCCAGCGAGTACAAGGGACAGCACCGCGACGAACCGACCGGGGCCCGGCCGTCCCCGAGCCCTCTCGAAGCACAGATCGACGCCCACATGCACAGAGCAGCGGGCGGAGAGGCGATCGCGAAGCCGCCGTCGATACCGGCGTCGCGGACCTGGAACCGGATCAACGACTTCCATGTGCTCGTCTGGGCCTGCCGCGGGACTGCGCAGCTCGTCATCGGAGGCCGGAAGCACCGGCTACGGCGAGGCGATGCCGCCTGGCTCCCGGCGGGAGTGCCCAACAGCATCACGCTCCCGCGCGGTGCGCTCCTGCTGCCGCTCGGCTCCCGTCCGGGGTCTTCGGCAGCCCTGCCGGCAGACGTCCTCATCCAGAGCCTTCCCCCGCAGGCCGAGGCCCGCCTCTTGCACACGGTCGTCGCCAACTACAGCTTCATCCGCCCCGAGGGGCACGACCCCAACGACGTCACACGACGTTTTCTCGAACTCTTCTCCGCGCCGCGTCTCCTCACAGCCGCCGGCGGATCAGGCGTCTCCGCCGTCAGCCGGATCGTCGAGGAGATCCGACGCGAACCCGCGAGCCGACGCACGCTGGTCCAGTGGGGCGCGGAACTCTGCGTGGACGCCAGGACGCTCGGTCACGACTTCATCGACGCCACCGGTCAGACCTATGTGCAGTGGCGAGCCCAGCTCCGTATGACCCTCGCCCGCCAATACCTCGAAGAACGCATGACGGTCAGCCAAGCCGCACGGAAACTGGGCTACACGGACGCCTCCGCCCTCACACGTGTGTTCACACGCGCCCACGGGATGTCACCACGCGAGTACCAACGGAACGGCTGGCAGCACACCGACGAAGAACTCATCCTCCGTTAG
- a CDS encoding UvrD-helicase domain-containing protein: MPHLAFDIGFCAQLGKLRGSVKQGVFDAWEKFERLTLDQLFKDPGLKLESLKRARDPHIRTIRIDQGTRGVVLAPDSGDTYVLLRVMPHDKAIDWAVKQKASINTVTRAVEIRDIAMLDELTPVYESIAPAPDRRLFAKVSDGDLTALGIDETTLRQARALTDLEQLEVFAPYFPQDQREVLEYLAAGFTVEEVWRDVVSVGLSAAPADTTPVDTGDFATAIHRTRTRIALVTASEELRDILDKPFAAWRVFLHPSQHKVAYRASYSGPAQVTGGPGTGKTVVALHRVRHLLGYLRDGDRILLTTYTNALVGALRNGLAALVEDEALRDRVDIMTVDAFAGRVVSTSRRPLRGGEEETRWAQAAKATGFTGTAQFLGQEYKHVVLAQNLRTLDAYEKCERRGRGSGLPTSARALVWRTIEEFTDRLASDGLRTYLGTCAEAADLLEAGGARYRHVVVDEAQDLHPAQWRLLRAAAPARPDDLFIAGDPHQRIYDSKVSLKAVGIKVAGRSAKMRKNYRSTHEILSWSTALLVGRPFEQLADDSANETLLGYRSALHGKGPEACGADSEEAELDVLVARVRGWIDSGISPGEIGVSARFNKNCDKAVQFLRAAGIPAARLRGDAPSDADVVQVGTMHSFKGLEFRCVAVIGVNDGALPYSRAVTPADVDRLQHESDLLAERCLLFVACTRARDGLHVSWSGTPSKFLVEAGVGRTA, translated from the coding sequence ATGCCCCACCTCGCGTTCGACATCGGTTTCTGTGCCCAGCTCGGCAAGCTTCGGGGCAGTGTCAAGCAGGGGGTGTTCGACGCGTGGGAGAAGTTCGAACGCCTCACCCTGGACCAGTTGTTCAAGGATCCCGGGCTGAAGCTGGAGAGCCTGAAGCGGGCCCGTGATCCTCATATCCGGACCATCCGGATCGACCAGGGGACGCGGGGTGTCGTCCTCGCCCCCGACAGCGGCGACACCTACGTACTGCTGCGCGTGATGCCGCACGACAAGGCGATCGACTGGGCCGTCAAGCAGAAGGCCAGCATCAACACCGTGACCCGGGCCGTCGAGATCCGCGACATCGCGATGCTCGACGAGCTCACACCCGTGTACGAGAGCATCGCGCCCGCTCCCGACCGGCGGCTGTTCGCGAAGGTGTCCGACGGGGACCTGACGGCGCTCGGCATCGACGAAACCACCCTGCGCCAGGCCCGCGCCCTCACCGACCTCGAACAGTTGGAGGTCTTCGCGCCGTACTTCCCGCAGGACCAGCGCGAAGTCCTCGAATACCTCGCGGCAGGTTTCACCGTGGAGGAGGTGTGGCGGGACGTGGTGTCCGTCGGTCTCTCCGCCGCACCCGCCGACACCACGCCCGTGGACACCGGCGACTTCGCGACCGCCATCCACCGCACCAGGACCCGGATCGCACTTGTCACCGCGTCCGAGGAGCTGCGCGACATCCTCGACAAGCCCTTCGCGGCCTGGCGGGTCTTTCTGCACCCCTCCCAGCACAAGGTCGCCTACCGGGCCTCGTACTCCGGGCCGGCACAGGTCACCGGCGGCCCCGGGACGGGCAAGACAGTTGTCGCTCTGCATCGGGTGCGCCATCTGCTGGGGTATCTGCGTGATGGCGACCGCATTCTGCTGACCACGTACACCAACGCTCTGGTGGGTGCGCTGCGCAACGGGCTCGCCGCCCTGGTGGAGGACGAAGCGTTGCGGGACCGGGTGGACATCATGACGGTCGACGCGTTCGCGGGCCGCGTCGTGTCCACCTCGCGGCGGCCGCTCCGCGGCGGTGAGGAGGAGACGCGGTGGGCGCAGGCCGCGAAGGCCACCGGGTTCACCGGCACGGCGCAGTTCCTCGGACAGGAGTACAAGCACGTCGTCCTCGCACAGAACCTGCGGACCCTGGACGCGTACGAGAAATGCGAGCGGCGCGGACGCGGCAGCGGACTGCCCACGTCGGCCCGCGCGCTGGTGTGGCGCACGATCGAGGAGTTCACCGATCGGCTCGCCTCCGACGGGCTCCGCACCTATCTCGGCACGTGCGCGGAGGCAGCGGACCTGCTGGAGGCCGGTGGCGCGCGATACCGGCATGTGGTCGTCGACGAGGCGCAGGACCTGCACCCCGCGCAGTGGCGGCTGTTGCGTGCGGCGGCTCCGGCCCGTCCCGACGATCTCTTCATCGCGGGCGATCCCCATCAGCGTATCTACGACTCGAAGGTGTCGCTGAAGGCCGTCGGGATCAAGGTGGCCGGCCGATCGGCGAAGATGCGCAAGAACTACCGCTCCACGCACGAGATCCTCTCCTGGTCCACCGCCCTGCTCGTCGGCCGGCCCTTCGAGCAGTTGGCGGACGACTCGGCGAACGAGACCCTGCTGGGCTATCGCTCGGCTCTGCACGGCAAGGGGCCCGAGGCGTGCGGGGCGGATTCCGAGGAAGCCGAACTGGACGTACTCGTCGCACGCGTCCGGGGTTGGATCGACAGTGGGATCTCCCCGGGCGAGATCGGGGTGAGCGCCCGCTTCAACAAGAACTGCGACAAGGCGGTGCAGTTCCTCAGGGCCGCGGGGATTCCGGCTGCGCGCCTGCGGGGCGATGCGCCCTCCGACGCGGACGTCGTGCAGGTCGGCACGATGCACTCCTTCAAGGGGCTGGAGTTCCGGTGCGTCGCGGTCATCGGCGTGAATGACGGTGCGCTGCCGTACTCGCGTGCGGTGACCCCGGCCGATGTCGACCGGCTCCAGCACGAGTCGGATCTGTTGGCGGAACGCTGCCTGCTGTTCGTCGCGTGCACGCGGGCCCGGGACGGACTGCATGTGTCGTGGTCGGGCACACCGAGCAAGTTCCTGGTGGAGGCCGGGGTGGGCCGGACAGCATAG
- a CDS encoding ribokinase, translating to MYDSEHDRYDLLVVGSANADLVVGVERRPAPGETVLGSDLAVHPGGKGGNQAVAAARLGARTALLARVGDDAHGRLLLESQRASGVDTDGVLVGGAPTGVALITVDPSGDNSIVVSPGANARLAPEDIRAAGSLLAAARVVSVQLEIPLETVAEVVATMPPGTRLVLNPSPPAPLPDRVLAACDPLVVNEHEARYILGGAAGSTPGEWARALLGLGPKSVVITLGAAGALVADGRTGDVVPLPGIAVEAVDTTGAGDAFTAALAWRLGLGEELAEAAAFAVRVGAAAVTRQGAQASFPTAAEVPAP from the coding sequence ATGTACGACAGCGAGCACGACCGGTACGACCTGCTGGTCGTGGGCTCCGCCAACGCCGACCTGGTCGTCGGCGTCGAACGCCGCCCCGCCCCCGGCGAGACGGTCCTCGGCTCCGATCTGGCCGTCCACCCGGGCGGCAAGGGCGGGAACCAGGCGGTCGCCGCCGCCCGCCTCGGGGCCCGGACGGCCCTGCTGGCCCGGGTCGGCGACGACGCGCACGGCCGTCTGCTGCTGGAGTCCCAGCGGGCGTCGGGCGTCGACACCGACGGCGTGCTCGTCGGCGGGGCCCCCACCGGCGTCGCGCTGATCACCGTGGACCCCTCGGGCGACAACAGCATCGTGGTGTCGCCGGGGGCCAACGCCCGCCTCGCACCGGAGGACATCCGGGCGGCCGGTTCCCTGCTCGCCGCCGCCCGGGTCGTCTCCGTACAGCTGGAGATCCCGCTGGAGACGGTCGCCGAGGTGGTGGCCACGATGCCGCCCGGAACCCGGCTGGTGCTGAACCCGTCCCCGCCCGCGCCCCTGCCCGACCGGGTGCTGGCCGCCTGCGACCCGCTGGTGGTCAACGAGCACGAGGCGCGCTACATCCTGGGCGGGGCCGCGGGCAGCACACCGGGGGAGTGGGCGCGGGCGCTGCTCGGGCTCGGCCCGAAGTCGGTCGTGATCACGCTGGGCGCGGCGGGAGCACTCGTCGCGGACGGCCGCACGGGCGATGTCGTGCCCCTGCCGGGCATCGCGGTCGAGGCCGTGGACACGACCGGGGCGGGCGACGCGTTCACCGCGGCCCTGGCCTGGCGGCTGGGCCTGGGCGAGGAACTCGCCGAGGCCGCCGCGTTCGCCGTGCGGGTGGGCGCGGCGGCCGTCACCCGGCAGGGCGCGCAGGCGTCCTTCCCGACCGCGGCGGAAGTCCCGGCCCCGTGA
- a CDS encoding serine/threonine-protein kinase, with product MPQQQPIAGRYELLEPLDNGGMGDVWRGYDAVLDRPVAVKLIRQQAVNGSPQLAEEFAKRFRREARITARIQHPGVPQVYDAVLDETYERLFLVMELVDGVSLSAYIHPDRLLPVSWAVAVAAQVATVLSYAHEVPVIHRDLKPGNILVARDGTVKVLDFGIAAILRTDVTKLTATGTPIGTYQYMAPEQVRGGRTTPQADLYALGCVLHELLSGRLLFTADSEYMVMHQHVNAAPTPLRGLRPEVPQELEELVLHLLLKAPEARPADVQEVYERLRPFLPPPGRMPAAGEAGPAGVPDPTGLFRNPYAPRARAGAGRSARVAADPAAGQAAPVPVPVPAQLRAEIDEAYAHSDALLDEERFAQAAEVLGEIIEPAARALGAESRKVLELRTRRAAIQLLGGDYRAALPEFDALADAYARTDGPTGEPARACRAQAARCRAELGRVTDALAALRGLLDVVRTVDGDLSEEAVELRRDIGMLLLAQGQAVEAHRILRPLHDDLCLVFGPGDEMTAEVGEALALIGLDLDGPAG from the coding sequence GTGCCGCAACAGCAGCCGATCGCGGGCCGGTACGAGCTTCTGGAGCCGCTCGACAACGGCGGCATGGGGGATGTGTGGCGCGGCTACGACGCCGTGCTCGACCGGCCCGTCGCCGTGAAGCTGATCCGGCAGCAGGCCGTCAACGGCTCGCCGCAGCTCGCGGAAGAGTTCGCCAAGCGCTTCCGCCGTGAGGCCCGCATCACCGCGCGGATCCAGCACCCCGGTGTGCCCCAGGTGTACGACGCGGTGCTCGACGAGACGTATGAGCGGCTGTTCCTGGTCATGGAGCTGGTGGACGGGGTGTCGCTGTCCGCGTACATCCATCCGGATCGGCTGCTTCCGGTCAGTTGGGCGGTGGCGGTGGCGGCGCAGGTCGCCACCGTGCTGTCGTACGCGCACGAGGTGCCGGTCATCCACCGCGACCTCAAGCCCGGCAACATCCTGGTCGCCCGTGACGGGACGGTGAAGGTCCTCGACTTCGGGATCGCGGCGATCCTGCGGACCGATGTCACCAAGCTGACCGCGACCGGTACCCCCATCGGCACCTACCAGTACATGGCTCCCGAGCAGGTGCGCGGTGGGCGGACCACTCCGCAGGCCGATCTGTACGCGCTGGGCTGTGTGCTGCACGAACTGCTCAGCGGGCGGCTGCTGTTCACGGCGGACAGCGAGTACATGGTGATGCACCAGCACGTGAACGCCGCTCCCACCCCGCTGCGCGGACTACGTCCCGAAGTACCGCAGGAGTTGGAGGAGCTGGTCCTGCATCTGCTGCTCAAGGCGCCCGAGGCCCGGCCCGCCGATGTGCAGGAGGTGTACGAGCGGCTGCGGCCGTTCCTGCCGCCGCCCGGCCGGATGCCCGCGGCCGGCGAAGCCGGACCGGCGGGGGTGCCCGACCCGACCGGGCTCTTCCGCAACCCGTACGCGCCCCGCGCCCGCGCGGGTGCGGGCAGGTCCGCGCGGGTGGCCGCCGATCCGGCTGCCGGACAGGCCGCGCCCGTTCCCGTACCCGTACCCGCGCAGTTGCGTGCGGAGATCGACGAGGCGTACGCACACTCCGACGCCCTCCTGGACGAGGAACGGTTCGCGCAGGCCGCCGAGGTGCTGGGAGAGATCATCGAGCCGGCCGCCCGCGCACTCGGCGCGGAGAGCCGGAAGGTCCTGGAGCTGCGGACCCGTCGGGCCGCGATCCAGCTGCTCGGCGGGGACTACCGGGCCGCGCTGCCCGAGTTCGACGCGTTGGCGGACGCGTACGCGCGCACCGACGGCCCCACCGGCGAGCCGGCCCGCGCCTGCCGCGCCCAGGCCGCGCGGTGCCGTGCCGAACTGGGCCGGGTCACCGACGCGCTCGCCGCGCTGCGCGGCCTCCTCGACGTCGTACGGACCGTTGACGGCGATCTCAGCGAGGAAGCCGTCGAACTGCGCCGCGACATCGGGATGCTGCTCCTCGCCCAAGGGCAGGCGGTCGAGGCCCATCGGATTCTTCGACCGCTGCACGACGACCTGTGCCTGGTCTTCGGGCCTGGTGACGAGATGACCGCAGAGGTAGGCGAGGCGCTGGCGCTGATCGGTCTCGATCTCGACGGTCCGGCCGGCTGA
- a CDS encoding ATP-grasp domain-containing protein produces MKLCFLVEELYRNDGMPLDVARRLSSWGHQVDVMRPGGSLLRVSEEVRAGTHDAWVLKTVSGGPGLALLEAAAAVGLTTVNDARAIRAVRDKVLTSVVARQHGLPVPVTYSAPRATMFADVPDELFPLVVKPVDGSSGRGVRLVADPRGLAGAERAGEGQLIAQPHVPNSGTDLKVYCLAGEFHATLRRSPIHPEGPADEGPVPLSAEVAAVAEEVGKVFGLDLYGIDVVLGPDGPVIVDINDFPSFRRVPDAVTRVAGAVLELARTGGSAGAGVPAPAPPVPARLQIPLGRPRPQIAPGPGAGMPVAVPGVVQI; encoded by the coding sequence ATGAAGCTCTGCTTCCTCGTCGAAGAGCTGTACCGGAATGACGGCATGCCGCTCGATGTGGCCCGGCGATTGTCGTCGTGGGGTCACCAGGTGGACGTGATGCGGCCGGGCGGTTCGCTGTTGCGGGTCTCGGAGGAGGTGCGGGCGGGCACCCACGACGCCTGGGTGCTCAAGACAGTGTCCGGCGGTCCGGGGCTCGCCCTGCTGGAGGCCGCGGCGGCCGTGGGGCTGACCACGGTGAACGACGCGCGGGCGATCCGTGCGGTGCGCGACAAGGTCCTCACCTCGGTCGTTGCGCGGCAGCACGGGCTGCCGGTTCCGGTGACCTACTCGGCGCCGCGGGCCACCATGTTCGCGGACGTTCCCGACGAGCTGTTCCCCCTGGTGGTCAAACCCGTCGACGGCAGTTCGGGGCGCGGGGTGCGGCTGGTGGCGGACCCCCGGGGACTGGCCGGGGCGGAGCGGGCGGGCGAGGGCCAGCTGATCGCGCAGCCCCATGTGCCCAACTCCGGTACGGACCTGAAGGTCTACTGCCTCGCGGGCGAATTCCACGCGACCCTGCGACGCTCCCCGATCCACCCGGAGGGACCGGCCGACGAGGGCCCGGTGCCGTTGTCCGCCGAGGTGGCAGCGGTGGCGGAGGAGGTGGGGAAGGTCTTCGGGCTCGACCTGTACGGCATCGATGTGGTGCTCGGACCCGACGGCCCCGTGATCGTCGACATCAACGACTTCCCGAGCTTCCGGCGGGTGCCCGACGCGGTGACCCGGGTGGCCGGAGCCGTTCTCGAGCTGGCCAGGACCGGCGGCTCCGCAGGCGCGGGCGTGCCCGCCCCGGCTCCGCCGGTTCCCGCTCGGCTGCAGATCCCCCTCGGCCGGCCCCGCCCGCAGATCGCTCCGGGCCCCGGAGCGGGCATGCCGGTGGCCGTACCGGGAGTCGTCCAGATATGA
- a CDS encoding alpha-L-glutamate ligase, protein MRVCLLTDKPDHPMLAATASVLVREGHRVTFLDPDSGDGPAQDRVAPDDLADTYLLKAHTPGALALARCLEERGARVVNSAAATELCQDRSRLAAVAEGAGLPMPRTRTLDALSEVLSGTEWPASGCPLMVKSRHSRRADLVARADGPAELRELAARWPDEPVVLQEYVANSGWDHKVWVIAGRVFTAVRPAPVGAPPDGARSAPLVGELPRAWADTALRAGEVFGLDVYGVDLLDREGEPVVVDINAFPGIRGPEEAPAALAALALRRARTGSSV, encoded by the coding sequence ATGAGGGTGTGCCTGCTGACCGACAAGCCGGACCACCCGATGCTCGCCGCCACCGCCTCCGTACTGGTCCGGGAAGGGCACCGGGTGACGTTCCTGGACCCGGACTCCGGGGACGGACCCGCACAGGACCGGGTCGCCCCGGACGACCTCGCCGACACCTACCTCCTCAAGGCGCACACCCCCGGCGCGCTGGCCCTGGCCCGTTGCCTGGAGGAGCGCGGCGCCCGGGTGGTGAACTCCGCCGCCGCGACGGAGCTGTGCCAGGACCGGAGCCGGCTCGCCGCGGTGGCCGAGGGGGCCGGTCTGCCGATGCCCCGCACCAGGACCCTGGACGCGCTGTCCGAAGTCCTTTCCGGAACGGAGTGGCCCGCGAGCGGCTGTCCGCTGATGGTCAAGAGCCGGCACAGCCGGCGCGCCGACCTGGTGGCCCGTGCGGACGGTCCGGCCGAACTGCGGGAACTCGCCGCCCGGTGGCCCGATGAGCCGGTCGTGCTGCAGGAGTACGTCGCGAACAGCGGTTGGGACCACAAGGTGTGGGTGATCGCGGGGAGGGTCTTCACGGCGGTGCGTCCCGCGCCGGTGGGGGCCCCGCCGGACGGCGCCCGGTCCGCGCCGCTGGTCGGCGAACTGCCCCGGGCCTGGGCCGACACGGCTCTCCGCGCGGGCGAGGTGTTCGGTCTGGACGTCTACGGCGTCGACCTGCTGGATCGCGAGGGCGAGCCCGTCGTCGTCGACATCAACGCCTTCCCGGGCATCCGGGGCCCCGAGGAAGCCCCCGCCGCCCTGGCCGCCCTGGCGCTGCGACGGGCCCGGACCGGTTCTTCCGTCTGA
- a CDS encoding siderophore-interacting protein, with product MFPVALRELVVARIVDVTAGMRRVTLTGDQLGTFTSADGTKWPPFTSPGFDDDIRLLFPYPGESEPVLPLVEDGRVTFAEGRRPIARAYTVRRYDPRGRELDVDIVLHSDGVASNWARAVAPGDRMHIAGPAKTQEIPIGADRLLIAGDDTAIPAIARLLEELPADTRGRVFIDVEHTSHAQELCGPAGVDVTWLPRNPSAPSHPGGLLEAIRTMDWAKEEWFAWLAGEQSAVQEIRRHLVRDRHMPKSAIDFTGYWKREPADGVHSHQP from the coding sequence ATGTTCCCCGTGGCCCTGCGCGAACTGGTCGTCGCCCGGATCGTCGACGTCACGGCAGGAATGCGGCGTGTGACCCTGACCGGTGACCAGCTGGGGACGTTCACCTCTGCGGATGGGACGAAGTGGCCGCCGTTCACGTCGCCGGGTTTCGATGACGACATCCGGCTGCTGTTCCCGTATCCGGGTGAGAGCGAGCCCGTCCTCCCCCTCGTCGAGGACGGACGTGTGACGTTCGCGGAGGGGCGTCGGCCCATCGCTCGGGCCTACACGGTGCGCCGCTACGACCCGCGCGGACGTGAACTGGATGTCGACATCGTTCTCCACAGTGACGGGGTCGCATCGAACTGGGCTCGTGCAGTGGCTCCGGGGGATCGGATGCATATCGCCGGTCCTGCCAAGACGCAAGAGATCCCGATCGGTGCGGACCGGCTGCTGATCGCGGGCGACGACACGGCGATTCCCGCGATCGCGCGTCTGCTGGAAGAGCTTCCCGCCGATACTCGCGGGCGCGTGTTCATCGACGTCGAGCACACATCGCACGCGCAGGAACTGTGCGGTCCTGCCGGGGTCGACGTCACCTGGCTCCCCCGGAACCCGTCCGCTCCCTCGCACCCCGGTGGGCTGCTGGAGGCCATTCGCACGATGGACTGGGCGAAAGAGGAATGGTTCGCGTGGCTGGCCGGTGAGCAGTCGGCGGTTCAGGAGATCCGTCGGCACCTCGTCCGCGATCGTCACATGCCCAAGTCCGCCATCGACTTCACGGGCTACTGGAAACGCGAGCCCGCGGACGGCGTCCACTCCCACCAGCCCTGA